A region from the Maniola jurtina chromosome 20, ilManJurt1.1, whole genome shotgun sequence genome encodes:
- the LOC123875569 gene encoding protein yellow-like encodes MPYPNFKFRNNLNTMKTSLFCLFLLFIFKDSQCLLPPKFQWKTIDFAWEGQTREAALKSGAYIPENIIPAGIARWKDKLFITIPRWKKGVPASLNYIHVNGSQSQPLIPYPSWGSAFLSDAACCITDNSTVVSTFRVHVDQCDRLWVVDNGVADMSRDIRQITAPAILVFDLNTDTLIHRYVIKDEVLRDSSVLTSIAVDIVGKGCRDAYAYIPDMGSNALLVYSLAKNDVWRVENHYFHFDPHAGVYSVGGVDFYWSDGISSAVLSPSKKSGYRDLYFHPTSSTKQFRMSTKLLRNKNVPQENIFSGVEVVGDRGAMSQATACDVDPNNNVLFYTQLSKNGVSCWNLDKPLNEENAPLIISDCTLLEFPNDIKVDQEGNLWILSNRQSRFLYESMDFSQVNFRILTAPVNAVIQGTPCEKLSTMERALSFIRPKSSKKSSKTSQ; translated from the exons ATGCCTTatccaaatttcaaatttcgcAATAATTTAAACACAATGAAAACCTCACTGTTTTGTCTGTTTTTGCTCTTCATATTCAAAGATTCTCAATGCTTGCTACCACCTAAATTTCAATGGAAAACTATAGACTTTGCATGGGAGGGTCAAACGCGGGAGGCGGCATTGAAGTCTGGTGCTTATATCCCTGAAAACATTATACCTGCGGGTATTGCTAGATGGAAAGACAAACTCTTTATTACGATACCTAGATGGAAGAAAG GAGTTCCGGCATCATTAAACTACATCCACGTAAACGGCAGTCAGTCCCAACCCCTGATCCCATATCCAAGCTGGGGCTCAGCATTCTTGTCGGACGCGGCGTGTTGTATCACCGACAACAGCACTGTCGTGTCCACGTTCCGCGTTCACGTCGACCAGTGCGACCGACTGTGGGTTGTCGATAACGGAGTCGCTGACATGTCGA GAGACATTCGGCAAATAACGGCGCCAGCTATATTGGTGTTTGACCTGAACACGGACACGCTGATACATCGCTACGTGATCAAGGACGAGGTGCTCCGAGACTCGTCAGTACTGACAAGCATT GCGGTTGACATAGTGGGCAAAGGTTGCCGCGATGCGTATGCCTACATCCCAGACATGGGCTCCAACGCTCTGCTGGTATACAGCCTCGCGAAGAACGACGTATGGCGCGTGGAGAACCATTACTTCCACTTCGACCCGCACGCGGGGGTGTATTCAGTGGGAGGGGTGGACTTCTACTGGAGCGATGGTATATCTTCCGCTGTTCTGTCGCCGTCGAAGAAATCTGG ctaCCGCGATCTCTATTTCCACCCGACATCAAGCACGAAGCAGTTCCGCATGTCCACAAAGTTACTGCGAAACAAAAATGTTCCTCAAGAAAACATATTCAGTGGAGTTGAG GTAGTTGGTGACAGAGGCGCGATGTCGCAAGCAACTGCATGTGATGTGGATCCAAATAACAACGTTTTATTTTACACTCAA CTGAGCAAAAACGGCGTAAGCTGTTGGAATTTAGACAAGCCCTTGAATGAGGAGAACGCACCTCTCATCATCAGCGATTGCACTCTTCTGGAGTTTCCGAATGATATTAAG GTGGACCAAGAAGGTAACCTCTGGATACTAAGCAATAGACAATCGCGATTCCTCTACGAGTCTATGGACTTCTCCCAAGTGAATTTCAGAATACTAACGGCACCAGTGAACGCGGTCATTCAAGGCACACCATGTGAAAAACTTTCTACTATGGAAAGGGCGCTTAGTTTTATACGACCAAAGTCGAGCAAGAAATCTTCAAAAACTTCACAATAA